Proteins encoded together in one Oxalobacteraceae sp. CFBP 8761 window:
- the zwf gene encoding glucose-6-phosphate dehydrogenase, which produces MAIPDFDLVFFGGSGDLAMRKLLPAMFARDVAGDLPASARIICVGRDDATQEEFLHMVETNSKPHIKEAPSGANWDKFLGRITYVALNATDASTFGDLVAALRADASLTRVYYLATPPQIFAKICDNLAATGLATPNSRVVLEKPLGRDLASAKQINLDVGKVFAESQIYRIDHYLGKETVQNLLALRFGNILFEPLWRREWISDVQITIAEKIGVGNRMGYYDNSGALRDMLQNHLLQLLCIVAMEPPASIAPDAVRDAKLQVLRSLKRFTPTTLTHNIVRGQYRSGYIDGQPVPGYRDEPDAPKSSRTETFVAMKAEIDTWRWAGVPFYLRTGKRMSDRLAEIVVRFKPIPHSIFNQPTSSFQPNSLVIRLQPDEGLSMNLMAKTPGDSMRLKQAELELDFREQFTSPRMEAYERLLLDVLRGQLTLFMRGDELEAAWEWVEPILEHWEQDDTSPAPYTSGTWGPAAASALIGRDGLQWREESLPED; this is translated from the coding sequence ATGGCGATTCCCGATTTCGACCTCGTATTCTTTGGCGGCAGTGGCGACCTTGCGATGCGCAAGCTGTTGCCTGCCATGTTCGCGCGCGACGTGGCCGGCGACCTGCCGGCCAGTGCCCGCATCATCTGCGTCGGGCGCGACGACGCCACGCAGGAAGAATTCCTGCACATGGTCGAGACCAACTCGAAGCCGCACATCAAGGAAGCGCCGTCTGGTGCCAACTGGGACAAATTCCTCGGCCGCATCACCTATGTGGCACTGAACGCCACCGACGCGAGCACCTTCGGCGACCTGGTCGCGGCCCTGCGCGCCGATGCGTCGCTCACGCGCGTGTACTACCTGGCCACGCCGCCGCAGATCTTCGCCAAGATCTGCGACAACCTGGCCGCCACGGGCCTGGCCACGCCCAATTCGCGCGTGGTGCTCGAAAAGCCGCTGGGCCGCGACCTGGCCTCGGCCAAGCAGATCAACCTGGACGTGGGCAAGGTCTTCGCCGAATCGCAGATCTACCGCATCGACCATTACCTGGGCAAGGAGACCGTGCAGAACCTGCTGGCCCTGCGCTTCGGGAACATCCTGTTCGAGCCGCTGTGGCGCCGCGAATGGATTTCGGACGTGCAGATCACCATCGCCGAGAAGATCGGCGTGGGCAACCGCATGGGTTACTACGACAACTCGGGCGCGCTGCGCGACATGCTGCAGAACCACCTGCTGCAGCTGCTGTGCATCGTGGCGATGGAGCCGCCGGCCTCGATCGCGCCGGACGCGGTGCGCGACGCCAAGCTGCAGGTACTGCGCTCGCTGAAACGCTTCACGCCGACGACGCTGACCCACAATATCGTGCGCGGCCAGTACCGCTCGGGCTATATCGACGGCCAGCCGGTGCCCGGCTACCGCGACGAACCGGATGCGCCAAAGAGTTCGCGCACCGAGACCTTCGTGGCGATGAAGGCCGAAATCGACACCTGGCGCTGGGCCGGCGTGCCGTTCTATCTGCGCACCGGCAAGCGCATGTCCGACCGCCTGGCCGAAATCGTCGTGCGCTTCAAGCCGATCCCGCATTCGATCTTCAACCAGCCGACGTCGAGCTTCCAGCCCAACAGTCTGGTGATTCGCCTGCAGCCCGATGAAGGTTTGTCGATGAATCTGATGGCCAAGACGCCGGGCGATTCGATGCGCCTGAAACAGGCCGAACTCGAACTCGATTTCCGCGAGCAGTTCACGTCGCCGCGCATGGAAGCGTACGAGCGCCTGCTGCTCGACGTGCTGCGCGGCCAACTGACGCTGTTCATGCGCGGCGACGAGCTGGAAGCGGCGTGGGAATGGGTCGAACCGATCCTGGAACACTGGGAGCAGGACGATACCTCCCCCGCCCCGTACACGTCCGGCACGTGGGGCCCGGCTGCGGCCAGCGCCCTGATCGGGCGCGACGGCTTGCAATGGCGCGAAGAATCGCTGCCCGAAGACTGA
- a CDS encoding LysR family transcriptional regulator, producing MDKLRAMQIFSRVVEARSFAGAANILAVPRSTISRAIQELEASLGVRLLQRTTRTLHVTPNGSLYYDHCQRILSAIEGVEAALSDGTTAPRGRLRIDMTSSFARAVVLPVLREFQTRYPAIDLTLTLGDRPVELVQEGVDCVVRAGTPASSALLVARHLGSFDWITCASPDYLARCGTPHSLDALDGHDIIGYQSAATGRATDWRFTVDGAERTIATGARLIVNDTDAYLGCGLEGLGLIRVASYVALPHLKAGRLVRILPAVQGPPVPLSLIYPQDRHLASTVRAFADWLGQQVHTQQSTWQVSLPRG from the coding sequence ATGGACAAGTTACGGGCAATGCAGATTTTTTCGCGCGTCGTCGAAGCACGCAGTTTTGCCGGCGCCGCCAACATCCTGGCAGTGCCGCGCTCGACGATCAGCCGCGCGATCCAGGAACTCGAGGCGTCCCTGGGCGTGCGGCTGCTGCAGCGCACGACGCGCACCCTGCACGTCACGCCCAACGGCAGCCTGTATTACGACCACTGCCAGCGCATCCTGAGTGCCATCGAAGGGGTCGAGGCAGCGCTGTCCGACGGCACGACCGCACCGCGCGGACGGCTGCGCATCGACATGACCTCCTCGTTTGCACGGGCCGTCGTGCTGCCGGTCCTGCGCGAATTCCAGACCCGGTATCCGGCCATCGACCTGACCCTGACGCTGGGCGACCGCCCGGTCGAACTGGTTCAGGAAGGCGTCGATTGCGTGGTGCGGGCCGGCACGCCGGCGTCATCGGCGCTGCTGGTGGCGCGTCATCTCGGCAGCTTCGACTGGATCACCTGCGCCTCGCCGGATTACCTGGCACGCTGCGGCACGCCGCACTCGCTCGATGCGCTCGATGGGCATGACATCATCGGCTACCAGTCAGCCGCCACCGGCCGCGCGACCGACTGGCGCTTCACGGTCGATGGCGCCGAGCGCACTATTGCGACCGGCGCGCGGCTCATCGTCAATGACACCGACGCCTATCTGGGCTGCGGCCTGGAAGGGCTGGGGCTGATCCGGGTCGCCAGCTACGTGGCGCTGCCGCACCTGAAAGCCGGCCGCCTGGTGCGCATCCTGCCGGCAGTCCAGGGGCCGCCCGTTCCGCTGTCACTGATTTATCCGCAAGACCGGCATCTGGCCTCGACCGTGCGCGCGTTTGCCGACTGGCTGGGCCAGCAGGTGCATACGCAGCAAAGTACCTGGCAGGTATCCCTGCCCCGCGGGTGA
- a CDS encoding aromatic alcohol reductase yields MTTHDNANNAPHTLVLGAGELGMAILRHLAPRQKAAGRALAVLVTPGSIDAPTARQRQDHATLRALDVALVPFDLAQRSEEELVALLRPFDTVINCTGFVAGPGTQLRLTRAVLAAGVRRHIPWQFGVDYDIVGKGSGQPVFDEQFDVRGLLRGQHRTEWIIISTGMFTSFLFEKTAGIVDLDAGIVRGLGSWATQVTVTTPDDIGRCTAAILFEMPRIANQVVYLASDTVSYGQLADIVEQVTERAVERTLLTREALQAGLAAQPDDAKARYRLAFARGDGLAWSKQNTYNAQRGIPTSDIRTWLTQLSRRADNQPSGIHDE; encoded by the coding sequence ATGACGACCCACGACAATGCAAACAATGCCCCGCACACGCTGGTGCTTGGCGCCGGTGAACTCGGCATGGCCATCCTGCGCCATCTGGCGCCGCGCCAGAAGGCTGCGGGGCGCGCGCTGGCCGTTCTGGTCACGCCCGGCTCGATCGACGCGCCAACCGCGCGCCAGCGGCAGGATCACGCCACGCTACGCGCGCTGGATGTGGCACTGGTGCCGTTCGACCTCGCACAGCGCAGCGAAGAAGAACTCGTCGCCTTGCTGCGCCCGTTCGACACCGTCATCAACTGTACCGGCTTCGTCGCCGGCCCGGGCACCCAGCTGCGGCTGACCCGGGCGGTGCTGGCTGCCGGCGTGCGGCGGCATATTCCATGGCAGTTCGGGGTCGATTACGACATTGTCGGCAAGGGCAGTGGCCAGCCCGTATTCGACGAGCAGTTCGACGTGCGCGGCTTGCTGCGCGGGCAGCACCGGACCGAGTGGATCATCATCTCGACCGGCATGTTCACCAGTTTCCTGTTCGAGAAGACGGCCGGCATCGTCGACCTGGATGCCGGCATCGTGCGCGGCCTGGGTAGCTGGGCCACGCAGGTGACGGTCACCACGCCCGATGACATCGGCCGGTGTACCGCCGCGATCCTGTTCGAAATGCCCCGCATCGCGAACCAGGTCGTGTATCTGGCCAGCGACACCGTCTCGTACGGGCAGCTGGCGGACATCGTCGAGCAGGTGACGGAGCGCGCCGTCGAACGTACCTTGCTGACCCGCGAAGCGCTGCAGGCCGGTCTCGCCGCACAGCCAGACGACGCCAAGGCGCGCTACCGCCTCGCCTTCGCGCGCGGTGACGGTCTGGCCTGGAGCAAACAGAATACCTACAACGCGCAGCGTGGTATCCCGACCTCGGACATCCGCACCTGGCTCACGCAGTTGTCGCGCCGCGCAGACAATCAGCCCTCTGGCATCCATGATGAATGA